One stretch of Akkermansia sp. RCC_12PD DNA includes these proteins:
- a CDS encoding glycosyltransferase family 10: MFLSSVQIDCLWGICIIISSILNNMRIKVKVGFIEGAEEWQINFFLRRFQKIDGSVLEFEIDKERADFLIAFPWLYTSSRENYLQFLEESRGKIVIMDVLGEALAPNLNLFDYHIGFDAPDDDGRLLCMSYLFDLRMKLKDLHTMNPDDALCGKDGFCNYIYSHGLGHPYRIQLFSELSAYKKVDAIGKHLNNTPCLIPREAEDWLAGSVLLKKPYKFSIACENSWYRRYTTEKIITSFLACTVPVYWGNPLVEEEYNPKAFINCHRYSSLKEVVAEIKRIDEDEELWKAMMAEPRRLPWQIEREQEKKDKFNAELMKIFTSPVEHVRKRGDGFWMNNYRNFFTDKMTVKKEDDRKKLKSALKEWNKRLFPRF; encoded by the coding sequence ATGTTCCTTTCTTCCGTACAAATTGACTGTTTGTGGGGAATTTGTATAATAATTTCATCGATTTTGAACAATATGAGGATAAAGGTAAAAGTTGGGTTCATAGAGGGCGCCGAGGAATGGCAAATTAATTTTTTTCTACGGCGTTTCCAGAAGATTGATGGATCTGTTCTTGAGTTTGAAATTGATAAGGAAAGGGCTGATTTTCTTATTGCCTTCCCTTGGTTATATACGTCTTCCAGAGAGAATTATCTTCAGTTTCTGGAGGAATCCCGCGGAAAGATTGTTATCATGGATGTACTGGGAGAGGCTCTGGCTCCCAATTTGAATTTGTTTGATTACCATATCGGTTTTGACGCGCCTGATGACGATGGGCGGCTGCTTTGTATGTCCTATCTTTTTGATTTGAGGATGAAATTAAAAGATCTTCACACAATGAATCCGGACGATGCATTATGCGGGAAAGACGGCTTTTGCAATTATATTTATTCCCACGGCCTGGGGCATCCGTACCGCATCCAGTTGTTTTCCGAGCTTTCCGCCTACAAGAAGGTGGATGCAATAGGAAAGCATTTAAATAATACGCCATGCCTTATTCCAAGAGAGGCGGAGGACTGGCTGGCAGGAAGCGTTTTATTGAAAAAACCCTATAAGTTTTCCATAGCGTGTGAAAATAGCTGGTACCGGAGATATACGACGGAGAAGATAATAACGAGTTTTCTGGCCTGTACCGTTCCCGTTTACTGGGGTAATCCTCTGGTTGAGGAAGAATATAATCCGAAGGCTTTCATTAATTGTCATCGTTATTCATCCTTGAAGGAAGTTGTGGCGGAGATCAAAAGGATTGATGAAGATGAAGAATTATGGAAAGCCATGATGGCTGAACCCAGGCGGCTGCCGTGGCAGATTGAGCGGGAGCAGGAGAAGAAGGATAAATTTAACGCAGAGTTGATGAAAATTTTTACTTCTCCCGTTGAACATGTGAGAAAAAGGGGTGACGGCTTTTGGATGAACAATTACAGAAATTTTTTCACCGATAAGATGACTGTGAAGAAGGAAGATGACCGGAAGAAATTGAAGTCTGCTCTGAAGGAGTGGAATAAAAGGCTGTTTCCCAGGTTTTAA
- a CDS encoding MATE family efflux transporter, protein MSAGDAREGIIRGRASRARLGGKLAGLSLPRQIAVIAFWPFLEQLLSFFVTSSDLFIATKIGVDAQDTINISDGMGAVVFLMWFGFVIQGSIMMGATAIVSRMTGARDYSQAQHGLHQAAMLGLLAGIISCGLLFACSGFLVTHVLTMNEAAREYALQYVYVAAFAAPFSGVVFAVNAALRGSGDTRLPFWIMMNVGVLNVIFSVLFVFADAPLGGWRIGGIAAGTVCGYGISMCLLLFIMMRRRKKIFAEHPGLSLEELVREKGEHYAPPLYLSFSHLRPDMGMQKRILKIGLPQAVEVFGMWGIQMFCLSIISELPITGVLGVHNIAVRIESLSFLPGFAIGMAASTLVGQYLGARNALMARITIWKCMRYAIIFMTGLGVLFCIFPSLFMQIFSNGNMTLIDTGIPVLRTMLLVEPFFAACIVMKMSLRGAGDTRRVMFISYGIMGFFRVGCTWAWFKLAPETMTLWGIWMLFAFEMAVQSVILYKIVKGRSWTKLQV, encoded by the coding sequence ATGAGTGCGGGAGACGCAAGAGAAGGCATCATCCGCGGCCGGGCTTCCCGTGCGCGGCTGGGCGGCAAACTGGCCGGGCTTTCACTGCCCCGGCAGATAGCCGTCATTGCCTTCTGGCCTTTTCTGGAACAGCTCCTCAGCTTCTTCGTCACCTCGTCGGACCTTTTCATCGCCACCAAGATAGGGGTAGACGCCCAGGACACCATCAACATCTCCGACGGCATGGGAGCCGTCGTCTTCCTGATGTGGTTCGGCTTTGTGATCCAGGGTTCCATCATGATGGGAGCCACAGCCATCGTCTCCCGCATGACGGGGGCCAGGGACTACTCCCAGGCCCAGCACGGGCTGCACCAGGCCGCCATGCTCGGCCTGCTCGCCGGGATCATCTCCTGCGGGCTGCTCTTTGCATGCAGCGGATTCCTGGTCACCCACGTGCTGACCATGAATGAAGCCGCGCGGGAATACGCCCTGCAATACGTGTACGTAGCCGCATTCGCGGCCCCCTTCAGCGGCGTGGTCTTTGCCGTCAACGCGGCGCTTCGCGGTTCCGGGGATACCCGGCTGCCCTTCTGGATCATGATGAACGTGGGCGTCCTCAATGTTATCTTCAGCGTCCTCTTCGTCTTTGCGGACGCCCCGCTGGGCGGCTGGCGCATCGGCGGCATCGCGGCGGGAACGGTCTGCGGCTACGGTATCAGCATGTGCCTGCTTCTCTTCATCATGATGCGGCGCAGGAAAAAAATCTTCGCGGAACATCCCGGCCTGTCCCTGGAAGAACTGGTCAGGGAAAAGGGGGAACACTATGCGCCGCCTCTGTACCTCTCCTTCTCCCATCTCCGGCCGGACATGGGCATGCAGAAGCGCATCCTGAAAATCGGTCTCCCGCAAGCGGTGGAAGTCTTCGGCATGTGGGGAATCCAGATGTTCTGCCTCTCCATCATCAGCGAGCTTCCCATCACGGGCGTGCTCGGCGTCCACAACATCGCCGTGCGCATTGAATCCCTCAGCTTCCTGCCCGGCTTCGCCATCGGCATGGCGGCCTCCACGCTTGTGGGGCAATACCTGGGCGCCAGGAATGCGCTGATGGCCCGCATCACCATCTGGAAATGCATGCGGTACGCCATCATCTTCATGACGGGCCTGGGAGTGCTCTTCTGCATCTTCCCCTCCCTCTTCATGCAGATATTCTCCAATGGAAACATGACCCTCATTGATACCGGAATTCCCGTGCTGCGCACCATGCTGCTGGTGGAGCCCTTCTTCGCTGCCTGCATCGTGATGAAAATGTCCCTGCGCGGCGCTGGAGACACGCGGAGAGTCATGTTCATCTCCTACGGCATCATGGGCTTCTTCCGGGTGGGCTGCACCTGGGCCTGGTTCAAGCTGGCGCCGGAAACCATGACCCTGTGGGGCATCTGGATGCTCTTCGCCTTTGAAATGGCCGTGCAATCCGTAATTCTCTATAAAATTGTCAAAGGACGGAGCTGGACGAAACTGCAAGTGTAA
- a CDS encoding ubiquinone/menaquinone biosynthesis methyltransferase — MRNPEFVKAAFSAIATRYVATNHVLSMGVDLLWRQRVVQLVSEWKPERLLDLATGTGDLALAILRAMPEIRLTGSDFCQPMLDVAAERGLTNLVCADAMNLPFPSASYDAVTVAFGLRNMASYPDALKEMGRMLRPGGHLLILDFSLPENLLKRPYRFYLHRILPLIAGWMTGHREAYDYLADSIEAFPSGEDMKNLLRNCGYTNITAEPLNGGIASIYTAQK; from the coding sequence ATGCGCAACCCCGAATTCGTCAAAGCTGCCTTCTCCGCCATTGCAACGCGTTATGTAGCCACCAACCATGTCTTGAGCATGGGGGTGGACCTGCTGTGGCGGCAGCGTGTCGTTCAGCTGGTCTCGGAATGGAAGCCGGAACGCCTGCTGGATCTGGCCACCGGCACGGGCGACCTGGCCCTGGCCATCCTGCGCGCCATGCCGGAAATACGCCTGACGGGGTCCGACTTCTGCCAGCCCATGCTGGATGTAGCCGCTGAACGGGGACTGACGAATCTGGTTTGTGCGGATGCCATGAACCTTCCCTTCCCCTCCGCTTCCTACGACGCCGTCACCGTAGCCTTCGGGCTGCGCAACATGGCCAGCTATCCGGACGCCCTGAAAGAAATGGGACGCATGCTGCGCCCCGGAGGGCACCTGCTCATCCTGGACTTTTCCCTGCCTGAAAACCTGCTGAAGCGTCCTTACCGTTTTTACCTGCACCGCATCCTTCCGCTCATCGCCGGATGGATGACCGGCCACCGGGAGGCCTACGACTACCTGGCCGACAGCATTGAAGCGTTCCCCAGCGGAGAAGATATGAAAAACCTGCTCCGGAACTGCGGGTACACCAATATCACGGCGGAACCCCTCAACGGAGGCATCGCCAGCATTTACACGGCCCAGAAATGA
- the dapF gene encoding diaminopimelate epimerase yields MLLHFYKMTGAGNDFVMVDNRDESLSSVLDKETIEALCDRRFGIGADGLIAVESSQGKGGAVRMRYYNSDGGEAEMCGNGARCFGNFAAALLRHDRTKPLPFETMAGIVTASFREDGNVTVNLTEPHSLQLFVLNADHVVGTDVHFLNTGVPHAVAFLDSLEDADIVNMGAYLRYHDSFSPKGTNANFAEVLSSRHIAIRTYERGVEDETLACGTGMTASALVHAVLTDAPSPIKVDVAGGDTLEVGFTRTGDHFTNVTLTGPADLVFEGDIEI; encoded by the coding sequence ATGCTACTTCATTTCTATAAAATGACGGGCGCCGGCAATGACTTTGTCATGGTGGACAACCGCGACGAAAGCCTCTCTTCCGTGCTGGACAAGGAAACCATAGAAGCCCTGTGTGACCGCCGCTTCGGCATCGGCGCGGACGGCCTGATTGCCGTGGAGTCCTCCCAGGGAAAAGGCGGTGCGGTGCGCATGCGCTATTACAATTCCGACGGCGGAGAAGCAGAAATGTGCGGCAACGGAGCGCGCTGTTTCGGCAATTTTGCCGCAGCCCTGCTCCGCCATGACCGGACCAAGCCCCTTCCCTTCGAAACCATGGCGGGCATCGTCACCGCCTCCTTCAGGGAGGACGGCAATGTCACCGTCAACCTGACGGAACCGCATTCCCTCCAGCTTTTTGTGCTGAATGCAGACCACGTCGTCGGAACGGACGTCCATTTCCTGAACACCGGCGTCCCCCATGCCGTGGCTTTCCTGGACAGTCTGGAAGACGCAGACATCGTCAACATGGGAGCCTACCTGCGCTACCATGACTCTTTCTCCCCCAAGGGCACCAACGCCAACTTCGCAGAAGTGCTGTCTTCCCGCCACATCGCCATACGTACCTATGAACGGGGAGTGGAGGACGAAACACTTGCCTGCGGCACCGGAATGACTGCGAGCGCTCTGGTTCACGCCGTACTGACGGACGCACCTTCCCCCATCAAAGTGGACGTAGCCGGGGGAGATACGCTGGAAGTCGGCTTCACACGCACGGGAGACCACTTCACCAACGTCACCCTTACCGGGCCGGCAGACCTTGTCTTTGAAGGGGACATTGAAATCTGA
- the priA gene encoding primosomal protein N' → MLAARILVDGQSDLVLDYGIPPEAGNVRPGCRVQIPLRNRMATGTVLTLSEPDPAWRDKLKPILKLIDPEPLVSPVMMDLAAWAADYYSVALDQMIRCLLPETVRQENTAEKIRKMVHLEKQATREELDTLYRKAPRQAQMLDYFSTVEHKAAPLSEFGPGALNVARGLAGKGFITLREEPVHRDPTTGEQFAPSQSMKLNPQQEKALEAVTAMCREETKKPVLLQGVTGSGKTEVYLQAVSQIVKEGKSALIMVPEISLTPQTVQRFKSRFADMPSSVAVLHSLLSDGERFDEWHAIRSGKARIVVGPRSAVFAPLQNLGLIIVDEEHDASYKQESSPRYHGRDLAVLRAHLEGCAVVLGSATPSLESIHNAQTGKYALARLTERADGQQLPLIRILDMKTEGKNKAGPNVLSERLRMSIDRRLDRGEQVILLLNRRGFARSIQCPDCGHVITCMHCSLPLTYHRTEDRLMCHLCGFKSLVPRACPECKSANILLQGYGTQKVEEILRRAFPAARITRVDADVARRKNAVRDILNQFRARKIDILLGTQMIAKGLDFPGVTLVGVLNADLGLYIPDPRAGERTFQLLTQVAGRAGRGDLSGEVIIQTFTPQSPSLQYARHHDTDGYAAQELEMRRAFDLPPFTHIAVLTIRSQHENMAEFATRTLGARLRGMLPPDTTMTDPMPAPIPRAHGQFRYQITVKGPSARAISRTLRKLVQEAGLGDDLTAVIDVDAMSFM, encoded by the coding sequence ATGCTGGCGGCACGCATCCTGGTTGACGGTCAAAGCGATCTGGTGCTGGACTACGGCATTCCTCCGGAAGCCGGAAACGTCCGGCCCGGATGCCGCGTGCAGATCCCCCTGCGCAACAGAATGGCTACGGGGACCGTTCTCACCCTTTCCGAACCGGATCCGGCGTGGCGGGACAAGCTCAAGCCGATTCTCAAGCTGATCGACCCGGAACCGCTGGTTTCTCCGGTGATGATGGATCTGGCCGCATGGGCGGCCGACTATTATTCCGTAGCCCTGGACCAGATGATCCGCTGCCTGTTGCCGGAAACGGTCCGGCAGGAAAACACGGCGGAGAAAATCCGGAAAATGGTTCATCTGGAAAAACAGGCCACCCGGGAAGAACTGGACACACTGTACCGCAAGGCTCCCCGCCAGGCTCAAATGCTGGATTATTTTTCGACGGTAGAACATAAGGCGGCGCCTCTGTCGGAATTCGGACCCGGCGCCCTGAATGTCGCCCGCGGCCTGGCAGGCAAAGGTTTCATTACCCTGCGGGAAGAACCTGTCCACCGGGACCCTACGACCGGAGAGCAATTCGCCCCCAGCCAGTCCATGAAGCTGAACCCCCAGCAGGAAAAAGCTCTGGAAGCCGTCACGGCCATGTGCCGGGAGGAAACCAAAAAACCGGTGCTTCTTCAGGGCGTTACCGGCTCAGGCAAGACGGAAGTTTATCTCCAGGCGGTCTCCCAAATCGTGAAGGAGGGAAAATCCGCCCTGATCATGGTTCCGGAAATCTCTCTGACGCCCCAAACCGTCCAGCGTTTCAAGTCCCGCTTTGCTGACATGCCTTCCTCCGTGGCCGTACTGCACAGCCTGCTCTCCGACGGAGAGCGCTTTGATGAATGGCACGCCATCCGGTCCGGAAAGGCGCGCATCGTCGTCGGTCCGCGCTCCGCCGTCTTCGCACCTCTCCAGAACCTGGGCTTGATTATTGTGGATGAAGAGCATGATGCCTCCTACAAACAGGAAAGCTCGCCCCGCTACCACGGCCGGGACCTGGCGGTCCTGCGCGCCCATCTGGAAGGCTGCGCCGTCGTTCTGGGTTCCGCCACACCGTCCCTGGAAAGCATCCACAATGCCCAGACCGGGAAATATGCCCTGGCCAGGCTGACGGAACGTGCGGACGGCCAGCAGCTCCCGCTGATCCGCATTCTGGACATGAAAACGGAGGGTAAAAATAAAGCCGGCCCCAATGTGCTTTCGGAACGCCTCAGAATGTCCATCGACCGTCGGCTGGACAGAGGCGAACAAGTAATCCTGCTGCTCAACCGCCGCGGATTCGCTCGTTCCATCCAGTGTCCGGACTGCGGGCACGTCATCACGTGCATGCACTGTTCCCTTCCCCTCACCTACCACCGCACGGAAGACCGCCTGATGTGTCATTTGTGCGGCTTCAAGTCCCTGGTGCCCAGAGCCTGTCCGGAATGCAAATCCGCCAACATTCTTCTCCAGGGCTACGGTACCCAGAAAGTGGAGGAAATCCTGCGCCGCGCCTTTCCCGCGGCACGCATCACGCGCGTGGACGCAGACGTGGCGCGGAGGAAAAACGCCGTCAGGGACATCCTGAACCAGTTCCGGGCCCGTAAAATAGACATTCTGCTGGGAACCCAGATGATCGCCAAAGGCCTGGATTTTCCGGGCGTCACACTGGTGGGTGTGCTCAATGCGGACTTGGGCCTTTACATTCCCGACCCGCGGGCAGGCGAACGCACCTTCCAGCTCCTGACGCAGGTGGCGGGCCGCGCAGGCCGCGGAGACCTGTCCGGGGAAGTCATTATCCAGACGTTCACCCCGCAATCCCCCTCCCTGCAATATGCACGGCATCATGATACGGACGGCTACGCGGCTCAGGAACTGGAAATGCGCCGAGCCTTCGATCTTCCGCCCTTCACCCACATCGCCGTGCTGACGATCCGCTCCCAGCATGAAAACATGGCGGAATTCGCCACCCGGACCCTGGGAGCCAGGCTCCGCGGAATGCTGCCGCCAGACACGACGATGACGGATCCCATGCCCGCTCCCATTCCCCGTGCCCACGGCCAGTTCAGGTACCAGATCACGGTCAAGGGTCCTTCCGCGCGCGCTATCTCGCGCACACTCAGAAAGCTGGTGCAGGAAGCCGGGCTAGGAGACGATCTGACGGCCGTCATTGACGTGGACGCCATGTCATTCATGTAA
- the prmC gene encoding peptide chain release factor N(5)-glutamine methyltransferase → MKTLLEVLQSGTEYLARQGCDEARATMQHLMAHVLHCNRTTLYSQFDRPVEEEELVPLRQLLKRKAAGEPLQHLLGTTEFFRREFLTDARALIPRPETEELVEMVLNRIPAHPVRILDMGTGSGIIGITLALELKDRAREVVLADISPKALDLALENAMRLGARVSTIQTDLFENLPATPADEEWQPAEKPEQNMEETVEQLRTMQEARFDVIVANLPYIADGEQLAPEVMRDPHTALFGGPQGWEIIERFLSQAREHLTENGFVALEIGHDQAAAVIRIMDGYNHVEVLKDMSGISRFPFAYH, encoded by the coding sequence ATGAAAACCTTACTGGAAGTTTTGCAGTCCGGCACGGAATACCTGGCACGCCAGGGCTGTGACGAGGCACGCGCCACCATGCAGCACCTGATGGCCCACGTTCTGCACTGCAACCGCACGACCCTCTATTCCCAGTTTGACAGACCGGTTGAGGAAGAGGAACTGGTGCCCCTCCGCCAGCTTTTGAAGCGCAAGGCCGCAGGAGAACCGCTACAGCATCTGCTGGGAACCACGGAATTTTTCCGCCGGGAGTTCCTGACGGATGCTCGTGCCCTGATCCCCCGGCCGGAAACGGAAGAACTGGTGGAAATGGTCCTGAACAGGATACCTGCCCATCCCGTCCGTATCCTGGACATGGGTACCGGGTCCGGAATCATCGGCATCACGCTGGCCCTGGAATTGAAGGACCGCGCACGGGAAGTCGTTCTGGCGGACATTTCCCCCAAGGCGCTGGATCTGGCCCTGGAAAACGCCATGAGGCTGGGAGCCAGGGTTTCCACCATTCAGACGGACCTGTTTGAAAACCTGCCTGCCACTCCGGCCGACGAAGAATGGCAGCCTGCGGAAAAACCGGAGCAGAATATGGAAGAAACCGTGGAACAGCTCCGGACCATGCAGGAAGCCCGCTTTGATGTCATTGTTGCCAACCTGCCCTATATCGCGGACGGGGAACAACTTGCCCCGGAAGTGATGAGAGACCCGCATACAGCCCTGTTCGGCGGCCCCCAGGGGTGGGAAATTATTGAACGCTTTCTTTCCCAGGCCCGCGAGCACCTGACGGAAAACGGATTCGTGGCCCTGGAGATAGGCCATGACCAGGCTGCTGCCGTTATCCGGATCATGGACGGCTACAATCACGTGGAAGTGCTGAAGGATATGAGCGGCATTTCCCGTTTTCCCTTCGCCTATCATTAA
- the prfA gene encoding peptide chain release factor 1 has translation MDYTPLIEKRRQRLEELETVIAEPDFFNDQKRASETMREHRRLKELMDTWDTLNATEQQLADNQELAKTDDPELAELASLEIPELEAALEKLRSDVQYSLLPRDTTEDRDAIIEIRAGTGGDEASLFAGDLLRMYQRFAEERGWRFEHLESSPSDVGGFKEVVCRIAGDEVFRFLKYEGGVHRVQRVPATETQGRIHTSTATVAVMPEAEEVDIEIRPEDLRIEVCRSGGAGGQHVNKTESAVQIWHIPTGVYVRCEEERSQMKNREKGMKILRAKLFEAKKREEAEKYSAARRSLIGSGGREEKIRTYNFPQNRLTDHRIGYTSHNLDGILMGQMEDLIMALQHEEMQERLAEAGMS, from the coding sequence ATGGATTACACACCCCTCATTGAAAAACGCCGCCAGCGCCTGGAAGAATTGGAAACAGTCATTGCAGAACCGGATTTTTTCAACGACCAGAAGAGGGCCTCTGAAACCATGAGGGAGCACCGCCGCCTGAAGGAACTGATGGACACGTGGGATACCCTGAACGCCACGGAACAGCAGCTGGCTGACAACCAGGAGCTGGCCAAGACGGATGATCCGGAACTGGCGGAGCTGGCCTCCCTGGAGATTCCGGAACTGGAAGCAGCGCTGGAAAAATTGCGCAGTGACGTCCAGTACAGCCTTCTCCCCCGTGACACGACGGAGGACCGGGACGCCATTATTGAAATCCGCGCCGGTACGGGCGGGGATGAAGCCTCCCTGTTCGCCGGGGACCTGCTCCGGATGTACCAGCGCTTTGCGGAAGAACGCGGCTGGCGTTTTGAACATCTGGAAAGCAGCCCTTCCGACGTAGGCGGCTTCAAGGAAGTCGTCTGCCGCATTGCCGGGGATGAAGTCTTCCGCTTCCTGAAGTATGAAGGGGGCGTGCACCGTGTGCAGCGCGTCCCCGCTACAGAAACGCAGGGGCGCATTCACACCTCCACCGCTACCGTGGCCGTGATGCCGGAAGCGGAGGAAGTGGACATTGAAATCCGCCCGGAGGACCTCCGCATTGAAGTGTGCCGTTCCGGAGGCGCAGGCGGCCAGCACGTGAACAAGACGGAATCTGCCGTGCAGATCTGGCACATTCCCACGGGCGTTTACGTCCGGTGCGAGGAAGAACGCAGCCAGATGAAGAACCGCGAAAAGGGCATGAAAATCCTGCGTGCCAAGCTATTTGAAGCCAAAAAGCGAGAGGAGGCGGAAAAGTACTCTGCCGCGCGTCGAAGCCTGATCGGTTCCGGAGGACGTGAAGAAAAAATCAGAACATACAATTTCCCGCAGAACCGCCTGACGGACCACCGCATCGGCTACACCTCCCACAATCTGGACGGTATCCTGATGGGCCAGATGGAGGACCTGATCATGGCCCTACAGCATGAAGAAATGCAAGAACGCCTGGCGGAAGCCGGCATGTCCTAA
- a CDS encoding alanine/glycine:cation symporter family protein, translated as MFDALQNAFFQTGDMLTSWLSAFSSFLWGWPLLILLLGTHLYLTVILRFPQRYLLKALKLYFVKDHTDKGDISPFSSLMVALAANIGAGNIIGVGVAIAAGGPGSIFWCWLTGVLGMATRYSEGLLAIKYRVENKDGNMSGGPMFVLERGMKCKWLGVLFAVFTAIAAFGIGNLTQGNAAAEQLYHAFSIPAWGTATVLTALTALVMLGGIQGIARVCAFFVPFMAVLYIFGCVYILIVQADHILPAIQCILDCAFTGEAAAGGVVGAAVMTAMRTGVARGLFSNEAGLGSAAIASAAAQNRNPVRQALISSSGPFWDTVVICALTGIVLTTSIIAHPDISCSDGSRLTTLAFSKIPYMGSPLLTLSLVTFVVSTILGWSYFGEKALEYLGGLKLVKPYRFIWVVAVFTGCISKIDLVWVFADCANGLMALPNLISLLALSGVLVQQTQYYLWQHRLDEYDESHVPEGK; from the coding sequence ATGTTTGACGCTCTGCAAAATGCTTTCTTCCAAACCGGAGACATGCTCACCTCCTGGCTGTCCGCCTTCAGTTCCTTTCTGTGGGGCTGGCCTCTGCTCATTCTGCTGCTGGGCACGCATCTGTACCTGACCGTCATTCTGCGTTTTCCGCAACGCTATCTGCTCAAGGCCCTGAAACTGTACTTTGTGAAAGACCACACGGACAAGGGGGATATCTCCCCATTCAGTTCTCTGATGGTGGCCCTGGCGGCCAACATCGGAGCGGGCAACATCATCGGTGTGGGAGTGGCTATTGCCGCAGGGGGACCCGGCTCCATCTTCTGGTGCTGGCTGACGGGGGTGCTTGGCATGGCCACGCGCTACTCGGAAGGGCTGCTCGCCATCAAGTACCGTGTGGAAAACAAGGACGGCAACATGAGCGGCGGCCCGATGTTCGTACTGGAACGCGGCATGAAATGCAAATGGCTGGGCGTGCTCTTCGCCGTCTTCACGGCCATTGCCGCCTTTGGCATCGGCAACCTGACTCAGGGAAATGCCGCCGCGGAACAGCTCTATCATGCCTTCTCCATTCCTGCATGGGGCACGGCCACTGTCCTGACGGCGCTGACCGCCCTGGTCATGCTGGGCGGCATTCAGGGAATAGCCCGCGTGTGCGCCTTTTTCGTTCCGTTCATGGCCGTCTTGTACATTTTTGGCTGCGTGTATATTCTGATCGTCCAGGCGGACCATATCCTTCCCGCCATTCAGTGCATTCTGGACTGCGCTTTTACGGGAGAAGCCGCTGCGGGCGGCGTCGTGGGTGCCGCCGTCATGACCGCCATGAGAACCGGCGTGGCCCGGGGACTGTTTTCCAATGAAGCTGGACTGGGTTCCGCCGCCATAGCCTCCGCTGCGGCCCAGAACCGCAACCCCGTCCGGCAAGCGCTCATTTCCTCCAGCGGCCCATTCTGGGATACGGTGGTCATTTGCGCCCTGACGGGCATCGTGCTCACCACCAGCATCATTGCCCATCCGGACATTTCATGCAGCGACGGCTCCCGCCTTACCACCCTGGCATTCAGCAAAATCCCCTACATGGGCTCTCCCCTGCTGACGCTCAGCCTGGTCACCTTCGTTGTATCCACCATTCTCGGGTGGTCCTACTTTGGAGAAAAAGCCCTGGAATATCTGGGCGGCCTGAAACTGGTCAAGCCCTACCGCTTCATCTGGGTGGTTGCCGTCTTTACGGGCTGCATCTCAAAAATAGACCTGGTCTGGGTCTTTGCAGACTGTGCCAACGGCCTGATGGCCCTGCCCAACCTAATTTCACTGCTGGCCCTTTCCGGAGTGCTTGTCCAGCAAACGCAGTACTACCTCTGGCAACACAGGCTGGATGAATATGACGAATCCCACGTTCCGGAAGGCAAATAG
- the glsA gene encoding glutaminase A, producing MDNIPSKEQIQTALDNAYAFAKTVQGGKNASYIPALAQVPSDLLAIAAVTVNGDVLTAGSADTPFAIESISKAFNLAYVMDLVGMKQLRTKIGADPTGEPFNSVMAIELHGGKPLNPLVNAGAMATVSLVNGADADEIWANMMNNFNSFANTALTVNQEIYKSESATNQHNRGIAWLLDSYGYFYNTPPMIVDLYTRMCSLNITTAQLALMGSCYANGGINPVSKKRVVKEENVPPILAEMCMSGLYDSTGDWMYKAGLPAKSGVGGGLVAVSPGKMALAAFSPPLDPAGNTVRGQAALQSIIKELNLNLFRS from the coding sequence ATGGACAACATTCCTTCCAAAGAACAAATACAAACGGCGCTGGACAATGCCTACGCCTTTGCAAAAACCGTCCAGGGCGGCAAAAACGCTTCGTATATCCCTGCCCTGGCACAGGTCCCATCCGATCTGCTGGCCATCGCCGCCGTCACCGTCAACGGAGACGTACTGACGGCAGGGTCCGCGGACACGCCCTTCGCCATTGAATCCATCTCCAAAGCCTTCAACCTGGCTTATGTGATGGACCTGGTCGGCATGAAACAGCTGAGGACAAAAATCGGGGCGGATCCTACCGGGGAACCGTTCAACTCCGTCATGGCCATTGAACTGCACGGTGGCAAACCGCTCAATCCGCTGGTCAATGCCGGAGCCATGGCTACCGTCAGCCTGGTCAACGGCGCGGACGCGGATGAAATCTGGGCAAACATGATGAATAATTTCAACAGTTTCGCCAACACGGCCCTGACGGTCAACCAGGAAATATACAAATCGGAAAGCGCCACCAACCAGCACAACCGCGGCATCGCGTGGCTGCTGGACAGCTACGGCTACTTCTACAACACGCCGCCGATGATCGTGGACCTGTACACCCGCATGTGCTCCCTCAACATCACCACAGCCCAGCTTGCCTTGATGGGCTCCTGCTACGCCAACGGAGGCATCAACCCGGTCAGCAAGAAACGGGTGGTGAAAGAAGAAAACGTTCCGCCCATTTTGGCGGAAATGTGCATGTCCGGTCTCTATGACTCCACCGGAGACTGGATGTACAAGGCAGGGCTGCCCGCCAAATCCGGCGTGGGAGGCGGCCTGGTGGCCGTATCCCCCGGCAAGATGGCGCTGGCAGCCTTCTCTCCCCCCTTGGACCCGGCAGGAAACACTGTCAGGGGGCAGGCGGCACTTCAATCCATCATCAAGGAATTGAATTTGAACCTTTTCCGGAGTTGA